One window from the genome of Chitinivibrionales bacterium encodes:
- a CDS encoding DUF89 family protein translates to MFNLLFSYLMMAQITLYNVGIRYFFCYPELFTFTRTLHMKFYLDCYPCLLRMALNTAQVAGLGTIGSKAIIDKVMRLLIDRAPHTTPPHLVAQMYSFIQEELHEGSECFDPYRKIKASTNSIALSHEQALFDIVNNSQDKPAAAIKVAAAGNIIDFGAKDHGSVDVDREIENIPNLEFSIFDYELFLSRLNNARQILYIGDNSGETVFDKVLLDYIAKSYPSVSLTYAVRERPVINDATREDALLAKIDSIACVISSGSIYPGTVLEEASSEFKKLFWNADIIISKGQGNLETLLQVDNEKIFFILRIKCKCVARDLNTDIGSLILWKKPLLKSRENTSKVKE, encoded by the coding sequence ATGTTCAATCTTCTATTTTCTTATCTCATGATGGCCCAAATAACCCTCTACAACGTGGGAATTAGGTATTTTTTTTGTTACCCGGAATTATTCACCTTTACTAGGACTCTCCATATGAAATTTTACCTCGATTGCTATCCCTGCCTTCTCCGTATGGCATTGAATACCGCTCAGGTTGCAGGACTCGGGACAATCGGATCAAAAGCAATAATCGATAAAGTAATGCGACTCCTGATTGATAGGGCACCTCACACAACTCCCCCCCATCTGGTTGCGCAGATGTATTCTTTTATTCAGGAAGAACTTCACGAGGGGAGCGAATGTTTTGACCCTTACAGGAAAATAAAGGCTTCGACCAATTCAATTGCACTCAGCCACGAGCAGGCACTCTTTGATATTGTAAACAACTCTCAGGATAAACCGGCTGCGGCAATCAAGGTTGCCGCTGCAGGAAATATTATCGATTTTGGCGCAAAAGATCATGGTTCCGTGGATGTGGACCGTGAAATCGAAAACATTCCGAATCTCGAGTTTTCTATTTTCGACTATGAGTTATTCCTATCGAGACTCAACAATGCCCGACAGATTCTTTACATTGGTGACAATTCGGGTGAAACGGTATTCGACAAAGTACTCCTCGACTACATAGCAAAGAGCTATCCGTCGGTATCTCTTACCTATGCGGTGCGTGAAAGACCGGTTATCAACGACGCGACCCGGGAGGATGCTCTTCTGGCAAAAATCGATTCGATTGCCTGTGTCATATCGAGCGGCAGTATTTATCCGGGAACGGTTCTGGAAGAAGCCAGCAGCGAATTCAAAAAATTATTCTGGAATGCAGATATTATTATCTCCAAAGGACAGGGCAATCTTGAAACCCTGCTGCAGGTTGACAATGAGAAGATATTTTTTATTTTGCGAATAAAATGCAAGTGCGTAGCCCGAGACCTGAACACCGATATCGGGTCTCTCATTCTCTGGAAAAAGCCCCTGCTGAAAAGCAGAGAGAATACTTCTAAGGTGAAAGAATAA
- a CDS encoding TSUP family transporter: MIATLFFISIIGGFLSGLLGLGGAVVMIPLMLTVPPLVGAGQLTMKTIAGLSMVQVLAASLSGIMVHGKNRFIHTKILLYIGIPMGIFALGGSYLSKYMTNRPVMILFGILVVVAFFLLLFKKNDQENGASLDQVDFNPFLSFGAGAFVGTCSGIVGAGGGFILVPIMITLLKVPVKITVGTSLGVVFIGALFGALGKIITFQVDFILVLPVILGSIMAAQIGARISKIASPKTIKYLLLLVIILSIIQVWLKIFGIL; encoded by the coding sequence ATGATTGCGACACTCTTTTTTATCAGCATCATTGGCGGATTTTTATCGGGATTGCTTGGCCTTGGTGGCGCGGTGGTGATGATTCCTCTGATGCTGACGGTTCCACCCTTAGTTGGTGCCGGGCAGTTGACCATGAAAACCATTGCCGGCCTCTCCATGGTACAGGTCCTTGCCGCATCATTGTCCGGAATCATGGTGCATGGAAAAAACCGGTTCATTCATACAAAAATACTGCTCTATATCGGCATTCCGATGGGAATATTTGCCCTGGGTGGATCTTATTTATCAAAATATATGACCAACAGACCGGTAATGATACTCTTTGGAATACTGGTTGTGGTCGCTTTTTTCCTTCTGCTATTTAAAAAAAACGATCAAGAGAACGGGGCATCCCTCGATCAGGTCGATTTCAATCCTTTTCTTTCATTTGGTGCGGGCGCTTTTGTCGGCACCTGTTCGGGTATTGTTGGTGCAGGTGGAGGATTTATTCTTGTTCCCATAATGATTACACTTCTGAAAGTCCCGGTAAAAATAACGGTGGGAACCAGTCTGGGAGTTGTCTTTATCGGCGCGCTCTTTGGCGCCCTGGGAAAGATAATAACATTTCAGGTTGATTTTATTCTTGTTCTGCCAGTCATTCTGGGATCGATTATGGCGGCACAAATAGGCGCCAGGATAAGCAAAATAGCCTCCCCGAAAACTATCAAATATCTTCTTCTCCTCGTAATCATCTTAAGCATTATTCAGGTGTGGCTGAAAATCTTCGGCATTCTATAA